GGTTCTTAGGCGTTACGACGGCCGAGGCGATACCGCGTCGGCGGAAACCGTCCGACGCCTCGGCCCCTCCGATTTCGCGTCGAATCTATCGTAGCGTTTGCAAGTCTTCACTCACCCGATCGAACGCTGTCGTGCGATCAGGTGAGCAATCCGTTGCAAACACTACGATATGCGCGCCGACTCCGTGCGCGTCGTCGATGCGCTCTCACTCCCGCCGAGCGGCGAACAGCGCGACCGTCGTCAGCGCACCCAACGACACGAGCACGTCGAATCCGAGCAATCGGCTCCGGAGCGATTCCTCGTCGGAATCGTCGATGAACGTCCCGAGCACGCCACCGACGAAGTCCCTCGTCGAGTTGAGCACTGAATCGTCGGAGTCGGCGTTCGAATCCGGCGTTTCCGTCGGCGTTTGAGTGGTCTCTCGATCTGATCCCCCAGATCCGCTCTCGGCGCTGCCGCTCGCGCCAGTCTGGCCTCCTGCTCCGCCTTGTCCACCGGCACCACCGCCCGACGTATCTGTCGTTACGTTCACTGTAACGGGCGTCACCGCCGGAGCGACCGCGCGGACCGTCCCGTCCACGAGCAGTTCGTCAACCGGAGCCACCACGTCGACTGCGGACGTCACGACGAACTCGTCTCCGACGCGCTGCGCGTCGAAATCGACCGTCGCGGACCAACTCCCGTCGGAGTCGACGGTCGCGCTGGCGGTCTTGAGAAACGCCGGATCGGTCTCGTCCGTCGAGCGGAGTCGAAGGTCGAGTTCGGTTCCGGGCGCGGCGTTCGTCGTTCCCGTAATCGACTGGTTGGTCGCGTTTGCGACGACGACGGGGTCTGCAACCGTCGAAATCGCTCCCTCGACGAGCGCGTACTCGGCCGTGAGCGTTCGGACCTCCTCGTCGAGACCGTCGTACGCGCCGGTCTCGTTCGCCGCGAACGACGCGGTGATCGAATCGTCGGCCTCGAATCCGGACACGCCGTCACTGCCGTACGTGACGTAGTAGGTGTCGTTCGCGAAGTCCGCGACAACGGTGGCGTTTTCCTCCGTCAGTTCGAGTGAGTGACCCGCGTCGTTCTCGGCGTCCGATGCTGTGAGGTCGATCGCGTACCGCGAATCGGTCTCCACCCCGGCCAGCGCGAAGAACGCTTCGGTCGGCGTACCGGTCTGGTTGGCGAACGCGCCCGCGAGCCCGGGGCTCACGATCCGATGGACGACAACGTCGCCGACTGCGACCGTGGACGCCCTCGTCAGCCGTCCGGAGTCGAGCGCATCGACCAGGTCCTCGCGCGTCGAAACGTCGGTCTCCATCGGTGCGACCCAGTTTGTCAATTCGGTCGGTGCGGCCTCCCCGACAACGACCGATCCGGTGTGCTCGGCCGGGATCGTCGGGTCGTCGCCGGTGCGCACGGTGAGCGGATATTCGCCGGGGTCGATCGCCTCCGAGAGCGACTGCTCCCGGTCGATGTCGGCTGCGACGACCGCATTGTCGGAACCGTCGCCCGCTTCTCGTGGGTCGCCCACGCCGAAGA
This DNA window, taken from Halobellus sp. LT62, encodes the following:
- a CDS encoding BGTF surface domain-containing protein; protein product: MTLGPLTEFEADAIAGTTLTHGESVIEIPFSEDVSKAGGESGGLTLPENVTVSVDGEDVTDRYSLDADGSDDGQVVLSSSTAVDPRATVRVEINAVNDSLDTETIEPGVVDVTTTSATVPEDEDASNVYEGETLAFLATDGSADLDQSFEVEDESGSFVFAGATGEGSQVFAVDTAARNWSDGYVFTTLLDDGTRDRTLDVTMRTLALGVEVENRNVTTADEIEGTITANTGGRVVETALQDAEGEVVERENLTLDGNGETPFAFASPTIASAGPGNYTVTVTDAGSGAAVESERIRAVDADERTAAFRTSTVEEHAGDVVRFGVDLRYADTATVTIGSPDVGFRANVTVADESGDGTVDVWFNTAAAVGASDLPADGGDVFGVGDPREAGDGSDNAVVAADIDREQSLSEAIDPGEYPLTVRTGDDPTIPAEHTGSVVVGEAAPTELTNWVAPMETDVSTREDLVDALDSGRLTRASTVAVGDVVVHRIVSPGLAGAFANQTGTPTEAFFALAGVETDSRYAIDLTASDAENDAGHSLELTEENATVVADFANDTYYVTYGSDGVSGFEADDSITASFAANETGAYDGLDEEVRTLTAEYALVEGAISTVADPVVVANATNQSITGTTNAAPGTELDLRLRSTDETDPAFLKTASATVDSDGSWSATVDFDAQRVGDEFVVTSAVDVVAPVDELLVDGTVRAVAPAVTPVTVNVTTDTSGGGAGGQGGAGGQTGASGSAESGSGGSDRETTQTPTETPDSNADSDDSVLNSTRDFVGGVLGTFIDDSDEESLRSRLLGFDVLVSLGALTTVALFAARRE